Proteins encoded in a region of the Flavobacterium sp. MDT1-60 genome:
- a CDS encoding O-antigen ligase gives MIFRKPCSLLIILFAAFSLIFVKKLKYTKTSLILMMCIASPILLELLMFWNNDSFVKGLKAIEKSISLLIFPLFIIGNYRHVHFLKIAKTYTIVTTLIILFFFLRFLIVYPELMDKYLNGIDLWEMGYQFADSIGIHAPALNMHLAFVSVCALYFVFEGFRNHEKTEFKIVSLIVFIFSFFFVLFVNTRMALINVLFGFLIVFFFELRSKFNTKKIVLTALAVLVLLGGITFFFVQKNPYMKEKYSSVTFAYMDKVGKLDEIDHPEIKVFNSLVTRVSIWKSAWELSVQNLPFGVGASDGKSELNKYYKITNQQFLVKYEFPTHNQFLDFLLKFGVLGPLVVFLYIFAIGYLGYDLKNAMILSFFLIFFTSNLTDDFLLRFDGIAFSGLWLSIFGSHWLQQKVTLDKVPEAV, from the coding sequence ATGATTTTCAGAAAACCATGTTCGTTGCTGATTATATTATTTGCTGCGTTTAGTTTGATTTTCGTTAAAAAATTAAAATATACAAAAACGTCATTGATTTTAATGATGTGTATTGCTTCGCCAATTTTACTGGAATTATTAATGTTTTGGAACAATGATTCTTTTGTAAAAGGTTTAAAAGCGATTGAGAAAAGCATCTCATTATTGATTTTTCCGCTGTTTATAATTGGAAATTATCGGCATGTACATTTTTTAAAAATAGCAAAGACATATACGATTGTTACAACGCTAATTATATTGTTTTTCTTTCTGAGATTTCTAATTGTTTATCCAGAATTAATGGATAAATATTTGAATGGAATCGATTTATGGGAAATGGGTTATCAATTTGCAGATAGCATTGGTATTCATGCACCGGCCTTAAACATGCATTTGGCTTTTGTATCGGTTTGTGCCTTGTATTTTGTTTTTGAGGGCTTCAGGAATCATGAAAAAACGGAGTTTAAAATCGTGAGTTTAATTGTTTTTATATTTTCTTTCTTCTTCGTTCTTTTTGTAAACACCAGAATGGCATTGATTAATGTTTTATTCGGATTTTTGATTGTTTTCTTTTTTGAATTGAGATCGAAATTCAACACAAAAAAAATCGTTTTGACAGCTTTAGCTGTTCTTGTTTTGTTAGGAGGAATTACTTTTTTCTTTGTTCAGAAGAATCCTTATATGAAAGAAAAATATTCGTCCGTAACTTTTGCGTATATGGACAAAGTGGGGAAGTTAGATGAAATTGATCATCCCGAAATTAAGGTTTTTAATTCATTAGTAACAAGAGTTTCGATCTGGAAATCGGCTTGGGAATTGTCGGTGCAAAATCTTCCTTTTGGTGTTGGCGCTTCAGATGGAAAATCGGAATTAAATAAATATTATAAAATAACCAATCAGCAATTTTTAGTCAAGTATGAATTTCCGACGCATAATCAGTTTTTAGATTTTCTATTGAAGTTTGGTGTCCTCGGGCCGTTGGTGGTTTTTCTTTATATTTTTGCAATTGGTTATTTGGGTTATGATCTGAAAAATGCAATGATACTTTCGTTTTTCCTGATCTTTTTCACTTCAAACCTAACCGATGATTTTTTACTCCGCTTTGACGGAATTGCCTTCAGTGGATTATGGTTGTCGATTTTTGGAAGCCATTGGCTTCAACAAAAAGTTACTCTTGATAAAGTGCCAGAAGCTGTTTAA
- a CDS encoding glycosyltransferase, producing the protein MSIQKETVFFSIIVPVYNVEDYLSQCLESILCQSCSNFELILINDGSTDSSLEICQQYKQKFHQIKVIDQKNEGLSDARNKGILAAKGDYIIFTDSDDYWVGSEVLQDLNHLIKESNPDVIIHEESRFFSEKDVACKYNQRFIKTKAEELKMKS; encoded by the coding sequence ATGAGTATTCAAAAAGAAACTGTTTTTTTTAGCATTATTGTGCCGGTTTACAATGTTGAGGACTATTTGTCTCAATGTTTAGAAAGCATATTATGCCAAAGCTGTTCTAATTTTGAACTTATTTTAATTAATGACGGATCAACAGATTCTTCACTGGAAATTTGCCAGCAATACAAGCAAAAGTTTCATCAAATAAAAGTAATAGATCAAAAAAACGAAGGCTTGTCTGATGCCAGAAATAAAGGAATATTAGCTGCAAAAGGCGACTATATAATTTTTACGGATAGCGATGATTATTGGGTAGGAAGTGAGGTTTTGCAGGATTTAAATCATTTAATAAAAGAATCAAATCCAGATGTAATTATACACGAAGAAAGCCGTTTTTTTTCAGAAAAAGATGTTGCTTGTAAATACAATCAAAGATTTATAAAAACAAAAGCGGAAGAGTTGAAGATGAAATCCTAA
- a CDS encoding MATE family efflux transporter produces the protein MFLRILGVLLLFGFTVFLTKSYSPKLVGQYDFARSFLLAVGTICLLGFDLSILYFKGKLASLNALEELKKIYLKMVAMLFATSVIALGIILLIDEKTINNYFGDPEVYSIFLKAAATLFFYGLSTLNIEVIRALDKLYIAELFRNVIKYVPLIIGSITLFYWHKETYLVDVFLIGFVFLALISSILVFSYFNKTEPLKTTTFFSHKDVFLKSYPMAISGMAIFLLMCFDIMFLKKYRNDETVAFYSVGVKIMTIISVVILTINITVSAKISEFFATQNKPELTKIVQNCARLIFGITFPVIVMTSIFSEYILSFFGHQYVAAKEAFLILIIGQGICSAFGSASVYLNMTGRQHTFQVILILAVILNFVLNRFLIPEYGMTGAAIAFVSASFFWNLVVAIVIYQKDKIKVFLN, from the coding sequence TTGTTTTTAAGAATTTTGGGAGTTCTTTTATTGTTTGGTTTTACAGTGTTTTTGACAAAATCGTACAGTCCGAAATTGGTAGGACAATATGATTTTGCGCGATCATTTCTCTTGGCTGTTGGAACCATTTGTTTACTGGGATTCGATTTATCGATTTTATATTTTAAAGGAAAATTAGCAAGCCTTAATGCTCTCGAAGAGTTAAAAAAAATATACCTCAAAATGGTTGCAATGCTTTTTGCGACTTCAGTTATTGCTTTGGGAATAATTTTGTTGATAGACGAAAAAACAATCAATAACTATTTTGGAGATCCGGAGGTTTATTCTATTTTTTTAAAAGCAGCAGCAACCTTGTTTTTTTACGGATTATCGACTTTAAATATTGAAGTTATCAGAGCTTTAGATAAACTTTATATTGCAGAGTTATTTAGAAATGTAATTAAGTATGTTCCGCTTATTATAGGTTCGATTACTTTATTTTATTGGCATAAAGAAACTTATTTAGTTGATGTATTTTTAATTGGATTTGTATTTCTTGCTTTAATAAGTTCCATTTTGGTTTTTAGTTATTTCAACAAAACAGAACCGCTAAAAACAACCACTTTTTTTTCGCATAAAGATGTTTTTTTAAAATCCTATCCAATGGCAATCAGCGGTATGGCTATATTTTTATTAATGTGTTTTGATATCATGTTTCTAAAAAAATACCGAAACGACGAAACAGTTGCTTTTTATTCCGTTGGAGTTAAAATAATGACTATTATTTCGGTTGTAATTTTAACGATAAACATTACTGTTTCGGCTAAAATTTCAGAATTTTTTGCCACTCAGAATAAGCCAGAATTAACAAAAATAGTACAGAACTGCGCTCGCTTAATCTTCGGAATAACATTCCCGGTAATTGTGATGACCAGTATTTTTTCTGAATATATTTTGTCTTTTTTTGGGCACCAATATGTTGCGGCAAAAGAAGCATTTTTAATTTTAATTATTGGCCAGGGAATTTGTTCTGCATTTGGTTCTGCTTCGGTTTATTTGAATATGACCGGAAGGCAACACACTTTTCAGGTAATTTTAATTTTGGCGGTTATACTTAATTTTGTTTTAAACCGATTTTTAATACCGGAATATGGAATGACTGGTGCTGCGATTGCGTTTGTTTCGGCTTCTTTTTTCTGGAATTTAGTTGTGGCAATTGTTATTTATCAGAAAGATAAAATAAAAGTTTTTTTGAATTAA
- a CDS encoding transposase: MNQGKFQNKYRISSIRAQWWDYGWNGAYFITICTQDREHYFGKIQNNKMVLSEGGIIADILWHQIPIHHKNIELGDFVIMPNHIHGILIIDKQLNNIDVDNGNIVETGRVETGHALSLPQKPGSQRFQNIGKNTISSIVGSYKSAVTKHANRLGYPHQWQKLFYDNIIRNNNDYQKISDYIVSNPENWGKDKFKTEDKLKSK, translated from the coding sequence ATGAATCAAGGAAAGTTTCAAAATAAATACCGTATTTCTTCAATAAGAGCGCAATGGTGGGATTATGGCTGGAACGGGGCCTATTTTATAACAATTTGTACACAAGACAGAGAACATTATTTTGGAAAAATTCAAAATAATAAAATGGTTTTGTCTGAGGGCGGTATTATTGCCGATATACTTTGGCATCAAATTCCCATACACCATAAAAATATTGAATTGGGTGATTTTGTGATCATGCCAAATCATATTCACGGAATTTTGATTATCGATAAACAATTAAATAATATAGATGTGGATAATGGGAATATTGTAGAGACAGGGCGTGTTGAGACAGGGCATGCCCTGTCTCTACCACAAAAACCAGGTTCGCAACGTTTTCAAAATATTGGAAAAAACACCATTTCGTCAATTGTGGGGTCATATAAATCTGCGGTAACCAAACATGCTAACAGATTAGGATATCCACATCAATGGCAAAAATTATTTTATGATAATATCATTAGAAACAATAATGATTATCAAAAAATTTCTGATTACATTGTTTCAAATCCGGAAAATTGGGGAAAGGATAAATTTAAAACAGAAGATAAATTAAAATCAAAATGA
- a CDS encoding GH3 auxin-responsive promoter family protein — MSIKSVAAKLFASKIYHQTQTWANKPVETQQAVFKDLIKNAKDTEFGKDHHFASIKTFEDFQKNVPVRDYEDLKHYIEKVKTGQENILWKGKPLYFAKTSGTTSGAKYIPLTKESMPTHVNAARNAILHYIHETGNADFVDGKMIFLQGSPILTKKYGIKFGRLSGIVAHFVPKYLQKNRMPSWETNCIDDWETKVNAIVDETIKKNMSVISGIPSWVQMYFERLQEKSGGKKISEIFKNFNLFIYGGVNYEPYRAKFEQMIGKEVDSIELFPASEGFFAYQDSQKAKGMLLLLNSGIFYEFIKSDEFFEPNPKSYTVGEVEVGVNYALIVSTNAGLWRYNIGDTVQFTSLFPHRVIVSGRIKHFISAFGEHVIANEVENAMKEATAGTKIVINEFTVAPQINPSSGLPYHEWFVEFETEPENMEAFEEAIDSSMRKQNIYYDDLITGNVLRKVVVTKVSKNGFQDYMKSQGKLGGQNKTPRLSNDRKIADNLTKVR; from the coding sequence ATGTCGATTAAATCTGTAGCTGCAAAATTATTTGCCAGCAAAATATATCATCAAACACAGACATGGGCTAATAAACCTGTCGAAACACAACAAGCTGTTTTTAAGGATTTAATTAAAAATGCTAAAGATACCGAATTTGGAAAAGATCATCATTTTGCCAGTATAAAAACATTTGAAGATTTTCAAAAGAACGTTCCCGTTCGTGATTATGAAGATTTGAAGCACTATATCGAAAAGGTTAAAACTGGTCAAGAAAATATTCTTTGGAAAGGAAAACCGCTTTATTTTGCCAAAACTTCCGGAACTACTTCCGGAGCAAAATACATTCCCCTTACCAAAGAATCGATGCCTACGCATGTAAATGCGGCTCGTAATGCTATTCTGCATTATATTCATGAAACCGGAAATGCGGATTTTGTTGACGGAAAAATGATTTTTTTGCAGGGAAGCCCCATTTTAACTAAAAAATACGGAATTAAATTTGGAAGACTTTCGGGAATTGTTGCGCATTTTGTTCCAAAATATTTGCAAAAAAACCGAATGCCTTCCTGGGAAACCAACTGTATTGATGATTGGGAAACTAAAGTAAATGCAATTGTTGATGAAACGATCAAAAAAAACATGTCTGTTATTTCCGGAATTCCTTCCTGGGTGCAAATGTACTTTGAGCGTTTACAGGAGAAAAGTGGTGGGAAAAAGATAAGCGAAATATTTAAAAACTTTAATTTGTTTATTTACGGAGGGGTCAATTACGAGCCATACCGTGCCAAATTTGAACAAATGATTGGGAAAGAAGTAGATAGCATCGAATTATTCCCTGCTTCTGAAGGATTTTTTGCTTATCAGGATTCTCAAAAAGCAAAAGGAATGTTGTTATTATTGAATTCTGGAATTTTCTACGAATTTATTAAAAGCGACGAATTTTTCGAACCAAACCCAAAAAGTTACACTGTTGGAGAAGTTGAGGTTGGCGTAAATTATGCGTTGATCGTTTCTACAAATGCAGGACTTTGGCGTTATAATATTGGAGATACCGTTCAATTTACCTCTTTATTTCCGCATCGAGTGATAGTTTCGGGACGAATCAAACATTTTATTTCTGCTTTTGGTGAACACGTTATTGCCAACGAAGTAGAAAATGCCATGAAAGAGGCAACTGCTGGAACTAAAATCGTTATCAACGAATTTACAGTGGCACCGCAAATTAATCCGTCAAGCGGATTGCCGTATCATGAATGGTTTGTTGAATTTGAAACCGAACCAGAAAATATGGAAGCTTTTGAAGAAGCCATTGACAGTTCTATGAGAAAACAGAATATTTACTATGATGATTTGATTACCGGAAATGTTTTAAGAAAAGTTGTGGTTACCAAAGTTTCTAAAAATGGTTTTCAGGACTATATGAAATCACAAGGAAAATTAGGAGGGCAGAATAAAACACCAAGATTGTCCAATGATAGAAAGATTGCGGATAATTTGACAAAAGTTAGATAA
- a CDS encoding twin-arginine translocase TatA/TatE family subunit, with the protein MGRLGLTEILVIVGIVLLLFGGKKIPELMKGLGSGIKEFKNAAKDDQTTAAKKEEEEVK; encoded by the coding sequence ATGGGAAGATTAGGTCTTACAGAAATCCTTGTAATAGTAGGTATTGTGTTATTACTTTTTGGAGGTAAAAAAATTCCAGAATTAATGAAAGGTTTAGGAAGCGGAATTAAGGAATTTAAAAACGCAGCCAAAGACGACCAAACTACTGCTGCCAAAAAAGAAGAGGAAGAAGTAAAATAA
- a CDS encoding Tex family protein, whose amino-acid sequence MTNIQFIAKSVQTAPINIQNTVKLLEEDCTIPFISRYRKDTTGNLDEVVIEQIAKLQKEYETIVKRKEAVLKSIEEQKALTPELKQKIEQSFDLQEIEDFYLPYKKKKKTKADVAREFGLEPLAKIIMSESNVDVDFISTQYINENVINEEAAMQGARDIVAEWINENIYVRKQLRRLFQRKATIATKVVKKKAEEEGAQKFSQYFDWEENLAKAPSHRLLAMLRAENEGFVKMKIDVDLDEAYDIIDELIIKKQNSTTAHLQLAIEDSYKRLLNPAIGNETLQEAKAKADANSIQVFANNLGQLLLAPPLGEKRILAIDPGFRSGCKVVCLDEKGDLLYNETIYPHAPQNEETMAIKKIRSMVNAYQIDAISIGNGTASRETEFFIKKIAFDKPLQVFIVSEAGASVYSASKIAREEFPNYDVTVRGSVSIGRRLSDPLAELVKIDPKAIGVGQYQHDVDQTKLKEELDNTVIRCVNSVGININTASKHLLSYVSGIGEKLAENIVQYRSENGPFEDRKQLKKVPRLGDKAYQQGAAFIRISNAKNPLDNSAVHPEAYPVVEKMAKDLKLSVNDLIANKEKTALIKAENYITPEIGLLTLKDIIKELEKPGLDPRKSAKVFEFDANVKSIKDLRTGMILPGIVNNITNFGCFVDIGIKESGLVHISQLKAGFVSDVNEVVKLHQHVDVKVTEVDEDRKRIQLTMVL is encoded by the coding sequence ATGACTAATATTCAATTCATAGCCAAGTCTGTACAGACAGCGCCGATTAACATTCAAAACACGGTAAAATTATTAGAGGAAGATTGTACGATTCCGTTTATTTCCCGTTACCGAAAAGATACAACAGGAAACCTTGATGAAGTTGTAATTGAACAAATTGCAAAACTTCAAAAAGAGTATGAAACGATTGTAAAACGTAAAGAAGCGGTTTTAAAATCTATAGAAGAGCAAAAAGCGCTTACGCCAGAATTGAAGCAAAAAATCGAGCAAAGTTTTGACTTGCAGGAAATTGAAGATTTTTACCTTCCATACAAAAAGAAGAAAAAAACAAAAGCCGATGTCGCTCGTGAATTTGGTTTAGAACCATTAGCGAAAATTATCATGTCGGAAAGTAATGTTGATGTCGATTTTATTTCGACGCAATATATCAATGAAAATGTAATTAACGAAGAAGCTGCCATGCAGGGTGCTCGCGATATTGTTGCCGAATGGATCAACGAGAATATTTATGTTCGTAAGCAATTGCGACGATTATTTCAGCGAAAAGCAACAATTGCAACCAAAGTAGTTAAAAAGAAAGCAGAAGAAGAAGGAGCTCAAAAATTCAGTCAGTATTTTGATTGGGAAGAAAATTTGGCAAAAGCACCATCTCACCGTTTATTGGCAATGCTTCGTGCAGAAAACGAAGGTTTTGTGAAGATGAAAATTGATGTTGATTTAGATGAAGCGTACGACATTATTGATGAATTAATCATTAAGAAACAAAATAGTACAACAGCACACTTACAATTAGCGATCGAAGACAGTTATAAACGATTGCTAAATCCGGCGATTGGAAATGAAACTTTACAGGAAGCAAAAGCAAAAGCGGATGCAAACTCGATTCAGGTTTTTGCTAACAATTTAGGTCAGCTATTATTAGCACCACCGTTAGGAGAAAAACGAATTCTGGCTATCGATCCGGGATTCAGAAGCGGTTGTAAAGTAGTTTGTCTGGATGAAAAGGGTGATTTGTTATATAACGAAACGATTTATCCACATGCGCCTCAAAATGAGGAAACAATGGCGATCAAGAAAATCCGTTCGATGGTAAACGCATATCAAATTGACGCCATTTCTATCGGAAACGGAACGGCTTCTAGGGAAACGGAATTTTTCATCAAAAAAATCGCGTTTGACAAACCGTTGCAGGTTTTTATTGTTTCTGAGGCCGGAGCTTCTGTTTATTCGGCATCAAAAATTGCCCGAGAAGAATTCCCTAATTATGATGTTACGGTTCGTGGATCGGTTTCTATTGGGAGACGTCTTTCAGATCCTTTGGCCGAATTGGTTAAAATTGATCCAAAAGCTATCGGCGTAGGTCAATATCAACACGATGTTGATCAGACGAAATTAAAAGAAGAACTTGATAATACGGTAATTCGTTGCGTAAACTCGGTGGGAATCAATATCAACACCGCAAGTAAGCATTTACTAAGTTATGTGAGTGGAATAGGAGAGAAGCTGGCTGAAAATATTGTTCAGTACCGTTCTGAAAATGGCCCGTTTGAGGATAGAAAACAGCTGAAAAAAGTGCCTCGTCTTGGCGATAAAGCGTATCAGCAAGGTGCAGCTTTTATCCGAATTTCGAATGCTAAAAATCCGCTGGATAATTCTGCTGTACATCCGGAAGCGTACCCGGTTGTAGAGAAAATGGCAAAAGATTTGAAATTATCTGTAAACGACTTAATTGCAAATAAAGAGAAAACAGCCTTAATTAAGGCCGAAAACTATATTACACCTGAAATCGGTTTGCTTACGCTAAAAGATATCATTAAAGAGCTTGAAAAGCCTGGATTAGATCCAAGAAAGTCGGCTAAGGTTTTTGAATTTGATGCGAATGTAAAATCGATCAAGGATTTGAGAACCGGAATGATCTTGCCTGGTATTGTAAACAATATTACCAATTTTGGCTGTTTTGTTGATATTGGAATCAAGGAAAGCGGATTGGTTCACATTTCACAGCTAAAAGCTGGTTTTGTGAGCGATGTAAATGAAGTTGTAAAATTACATCAGCATGTTGATGTGAAGGTTACGGAAGTTGATGAAGACAGAAAGAGAATTCAGTTAACAATGGTATTATAA
- a CDS encoding DUF1294 domain-containing protein has protein sequence MFVFILAGYDKYQARKNKRRIPENTLFFFEVIGGTIGLLTAMLFFRHKTSKTSFIVKFSLIFLIQLVLVYLKLSDKI, from the coding sequence ATGTTTGTTTTCATTCTTGCCGGATATGATAAATATCAAGCCAGAAAAAACAAACGAAGAATCCCCGAAAACACTTTATTTTTCTTCGAAGTCATCGGCGGAACAATAGGTTTACTAACAGCAATGCTTTTCTTTAGACATAAAACGAGTAAAACTTCATTTATTGTCAAATTTTCCTTGATTTTTTTGATTCAATTAGTTTTAGTTTATCTCAAATTAAGTGATAAAATATAG
- the rpiB gene encoding ribose 5-phosphate isomerase B, with translation MKISIGNDHAGPDYKKAIVEMLKAKGYEVTNYGTDSEDSVDYPDFGHPVANDVSEGKADFGIVICGSGNGIAMTVNKHPKVRAGLCWTKEIAYLTRLHNDANIVSIPARFTSIPQAVEIVETFLTTAFEGGRHQNRVNKIACS, from the coding sequence ATGAAAATTTCGATAGGAAACGACCACGCAGGACCAGATTATAAAAAAGCAATCGTTGAGATGCTTAAAGCAAAAGGATATGAAGTAACCAATTACGGAACAGACTCTGAGGATTCTGTTGATTATCCGGATTTTGGTCATCCGGTTGCGAATGATGTATCTGAAGGAAAAGCCGATTTTGGAATTGTTATCTGCGGAAGCGGAAACGGAATTGCAATGACGGTCAACAAACATCCAAAAGTAAGAGCTGGTTTATGCTGGACTAAAGAAATTGCTTATTTAACACGTTTACATAATGATGCAAACATTGTAAGTATTCCGGCGCGTTTTACGTCGATCCCACAAGCGGTAGAAATTGTTGAAACATTTTTAACAACTGCATTTGAAGGTGGAAGACACCAAAACAGAGTGAATAAAATTGCTTGCTCATAA
- a CDS encoding DUF2007 domain-containing protein, with amino-acid sequence MESFKTIAIFNYQHETVVLKHLLEREEIPYYFENEITLSVVPMYSAALGGIKLKVHPNDFEEVQQILDNLNSPLKIV; translated from the coding sequence ATGGAAAGCTTTAAAACTATCGCCATATTCAATTATCAGCACGAAACGGTCGTTCTGAAACACTTATTAGAACGAGAGGAAATTCCATATTATTTTGAAAACGAAATAACACTTTCAGTTGTTCCAATGTATTCGGCAGCGCTGGGTGGAATCAAACTGAAAGTTCATCCAAACGATTTCGAAGAAGTTCAGCAAATTCTGGACAATCTCAATAGTCCACTCAAAATCGTTTAA
- the rnr gene encoding ribonuclease R, which yields MSKKIRKPIKNESDFSSKILKILSQSPNKAFNYKQIGAKLELDDTKSRNQIIKDLKILASSKKIIESEPGKYLVKVESQDYYEGTIDMTSRKTAYFVCPDFAEDVFIPTNNLNRALDKDKVKVYVYNRRKGKRPEGEVIEVIERNKTEFVGVIDIQANFAFVSTANPKMYTDIFIPKDKIGEAENGDVVLVTIEDWPKRADSPFGSVIRVLGKPGEHNTEIHAILAEYGLPADFPVEVEVYAQKIDTSIQEAEIAKRRDMRDTLTFTIDPKDAKDFDDALSFKKLENGNYEIGIHIADVSYYLEEGTILDDEAYQRATSVYLVDRVVPMLPEVLSNFACSLRPNEEKYTFSAIFEISPTSQVINQWFGRTVIYSDQRFAYEEAQYIIETKDNTIPVDISITGESYIVSDEIVEATLKLDELAKILRKKRMANGAISFDKVEVKFNLDAEGEPEGVYFKVSKDANHLIEEFMLLANRKVAEYIGKQKKTFVYRIHDEPNEDKLIAMATVIAKFGYKIDFRNKGDISKSLNALMEEVNGKKEQNLIDTLAIRSMSKAKYSTENIGHYGLAFDYYSHFTSPIRRYPDVMVHRLLQYYLDGGKSVDEEVYETKCMHCSNMESLATNAERDSIKYMQVKYMQDHQDEEFLGVISGVTEWGIYVEIVSNKCEGMVRIREIKDDYYTFDEKQYALVGATSNSILQLGDEIYVKVKNADLVKKQLDFHFLRRAE from the coding sequence ATGAGTAAGAAAATTAGAAAGCCGATAAAAAATGAGAGTGATTTCTCAAGCAAAATTTTAAAAATTTTATCGCAAAGCCCAAATAAGGCATTTAATTACAAACAGATAGGAGCAAAGCTTGAACTTGACGATACAAAAAGCAGAAATCAGATTATAAAAGATTTAAAAATACTGGCTTCTTCAAAGAAAATTATAGAGTCAGAACCAGGAAAATATTTAGTAAAAGTAGAAAGTCAGGATTATTACGAGGGAACAATTGATATGACGAGCAGGAAAACCGCTTATTTTGTTTGTCCGGATTTTGCTGAAGATGTTTTTATTCCGACCAATAATTTGAATCGTGCTTTAGATAAAGACAAAGTAAAAGTCTATGTTTATAACAGGAGAAAAGGTAAAAGACCTGAAGGAGAAGTAATTGAAGTTATAGAGAGAAATAAAACAGAATTTGTTGGTGTAATAGATATTCAGGCAAATTTTGCTTTTGTATCGACAGCAAATCCTAAAATGTATACGGATATTTTTATTCCGAAAGATAAAATTGGTGAAGCAGAAAATGGTGATGTTGTATTGGTTACCATTGAAGATTGGCCAAAAAGAGCTGATAGTCCGTTTGGATCAGTTATCAGAGTTTTAGGAAAACCTGGTGAACATAATACCGAGATTCATGCCATTTTAGCCGAATATGGTTTACCGGCAGATTTTCCGGTAGAAGTAGAGGTTTATGCGCAGAAAATAGATACCTCGATTCAGGAAGCTGAGATTGCAAAACGTCGTGATATGCGTGATACGCTTACGTTTACGATAGATCCAAAAGATGCAAAAGATTTTGATGATGCGTTGTCTTTCAAAAAGTTAGAAAACGGAAATTATGAAATCGGAATTCATATTGCCGATGTTTCGTATTATTTGGAAGAAGGGACTATCTTAGATGATGAAGCTTATCAGCGAGCAACTTCGGTTTATTTGGTAGATAGAGTAGTGCCAATGCTTCCGGAAGTTTTATCTAATTTTGCCTGTTCGTTACGTCCGAATGAAGAGAAATATACATTCTCTGCTATTTTTGAAATTTCTCCAACATCGCAGGTTATTAACCAATGGTTTGGTAGAACAGTTATTTATTCAGATCAGCGATTTGCTTATGAAGAAGCACAATATATCATTGAAACAAAAGACAATACAATTCCGGTTGATATTTCAATAACCGGAGAGTCTTATATAGTTTCAGATGAAATTGTGGAAGCTACTTTAAAATTGGATGAATTAGCGAAGATTTTGAGAAAGAAAAGAATGGCCAATGGTGCAATTTCTTTTGATAAAGTTGAAGTAAAATTCAACTTGGATGCGGAGGGAGAACCAGAAGGAGTATATTTCAAAGTTTCAAAAGATGCCAATCATCTGATTGAAGAATTCATGCTTTTAGCCAATAGAAAAGTGGCTGAATACATAGGAAAACAGAAAAAAACATTTGTTTACAGAATTCACGATGAACCAAACGAAGACAAATTAATTGCAATGGCAACAGTAATTGCCAAATTTGGTTATAAAATAGATTTCAGAAACAAAGGCGATATTTCAAAATCATTAAATGCCTTGATGGAAGAAGTGAATGGTAAAAAAGAGCAAAATTTAATTGATACTCTTGCGATTAGAAGTATGAGTAAGGCTAAATATTCGACAGAAAATATTGGACATTATGGTTTAGCTTTTGATTATTATAGTCATTTTACTTCGCCAATTCGTCGTTATCCAGATGTTATGGTTCATAGATTATTGCAATATTATCTGGATGGAGGGAAATCTGTGGATGAAGAAGTTTATGAAACAAAATGTATGCATTGCTCCAATATGGAAAGTTTAGCTACTAATGCTGAACGTGACAGTATCAAATACATGCAGGTTAAATACATGCAGGATCACCAGGACGAAGAATTTTTGGGAGTTATTTCAGGAGTTACAGAATGGGGAATTTATGTTGAAATTGTTTCGAATAAATGTGAAGGAATGGTGAGAATCAGAGAAATAAAAGATGATTATTATACTTTCGATGAAAAACAATATGCTTTGGTTGGAGCTACTTCAAACAGTATATTGCAATTAGGAGACGAAATTTATGTTAAAGTAAAAAATGCGGATTTGGTTAAAAAACAACTGGATTTTCATTTTTTAAGAAGAGCAGAATAG